The following coding sequences lie in one Fundulus heteroclitus isolate FHET01 chromosome 20, MU-UCD_Fhet_4.1, whole genome shotgun sequence genomic window:
- the LOC105915495 gene encoding inter-alpha-trypsin inhibitor heavy chain H3 isoform X3 yields MERSVVKLLCGLLLLFATGQPKTDDWDIYSFHINSTVTSRYATTIITSRVANRMNESKEIEFHVKIPKNAFISKFKMMMDGQVYEGVVKTKEQAQVQYTEAVSRGQSAGIVSSVGRTMEEFKTSVTVAAHKKVTFELTYEELLKRTHGKYKLQIHTRPTRPVQDFKMDVHIREKVDISFVDVKGGLNTKALANAITKTHTNKQAWVYFHPTVDQQKTCDSCGEEGMNGDLVIVYDVNRENGLGDIMTSDGYFVHHFAPSDLPRIPKNVVFIIDQSGSMHGRKMAQTRTALVHILNDLAEDDFFGLISFDSAINYWKRELIQATGQNLEQAKQFVLNIRDRGATDINAAVLEGARMLNVHPREGSASILILLTDGDPTTGVTNINTIRSNVKQKIAGKYPLYCLGFGFDVNFEFLKKMSLENNGVARRIYEDSDADLQLKGFYDEVATPLLTDVTMIYVGGANLTQTNFSQYYNGSEIVVAGEIIDNNVEIFTPQVVAISTRQKVAYSNTNSSVGSLDTKGLLQRVWAYLKVKQLLEKELLLTGSEKNNAKKEALELSLKYSFVTPLTSMVVTKPEGENTEVLYKPKERGNLQPERSTKAHGRVSNSGRPSVGHKSRKLGARIGSFPQSLPVGTLRKDISKVMAVQRMKTDSTLLTTSAPVFHRFLMKTVNYTLPLCFDVIGGVNLKLLHHPSTELYINGVFDSTTTNSGFKKIVIHVGADHHIEVDPEGISLRHGQSTTRHTGEDRITVGRFTVTRLSNETEFADVDVRLSILLHRKDGNNFLWPVLRQSPSAGDTVGLLALDQIQYEVVQQNSQAKVKITDTETDVQRSTAFDYRINSPTEVDCWLIAADFVIPMPLREIIVAQL; encoded by the exons ATGGAAAGAAGTGTGGTGAAACTCCTTTGTGGGCTACTGCTGCTTTTCGCTACTGGACAACCAAAAACG GATGACTGGGACATTTACAGCTTTCACATCAACTCCACCGTGACCAGCCGATAtgccaccaccatcatcacGAGCCGTGTGGCCAATCGTATGAATGAATCAAAGGAAATTGAATTCCATGTCAAGATTCCCAAGAATGCATTCATCAGTAAATTCAAAAT GATGATGGACGGTCAAGTGTATGAAGGAGTTGTGAAAACAAAGGAGCAGGCTCAAGTGCAGTACACTGAGGCGGTGTCCCGTGGCCAAAGCGCTGGGATTGTCAG CTCTGTAGGGAGAACCATGGAGGAGTTTAAAACCTCAGTAACTGTGGCAGCCCACAAAAAGGTGACCTTTGAGCTCACCTACGAGGAACTGTTGAAACGAACACATGGCAAATACAAGCTGCAGATCCACACACGACCTACGAGGCCTGTCCAAGACTTCAAG ATGGACGTGCATATTCGTGAAAAAGTTGACATCAGTTTCGTTGACGTGAAAGGAGGACTCAACACTAAGGCCCTGGCTAATGCCATCACgaaaacacatacaaacaaaCAG GCATGGGTGTATTTCCATCCAACAGTGGATCAACAGAAAACCTGTGACAGCTGTGGAGAGGAAGGTATGAATGGAGATCTGGTCATTGTTTATGACGTCAACAGAGAGAATGGACTGGGAGACATCATG ACTTCTGACGGATACTTTGTCCATCACTTTGCTCCATCTGATCTTCCCCGAATACCAAAGAACGTTGTTTTTATTATCGATCAAAGTGGCTCAATGCACGGCAGAAAAATGGCACAG ACCCGAACCGCTTTGGTCCATATTTTGAATGATCTGGCAGAAGATGACTTCTTTGGTCTCATCAGTTTTGATAGCGCAATAAATTACTGGAAACGAGAACTCATTCAGGCCACTGGTCAAAATCTGGAGCAGGCCAAGCAGTTTGTGCTGAATATCAGAGACAGAGGAG CTACAGACATCAATGCAGCAGTGTTGGAAGGAGCACGTATGTTGAATGTACATCCCAGAGAAGGTTCAGCTTCTATCCTCATACTTCTCACTGATGGAGACCCAACTACAG gAGTGACAAACATTAATACCATACGGTcaaatgtaaaacagaaaattgCAGGAAAATATCCACTTTATTGTCTTGGCTTTGGGTTTGATGTCAATTTTGAGTTCTTGAAGAAAATGTCCCTGGAGAACAATGGTGTGGCAAGAAGGATTTATGAAGACTCCGACGCTGATTTACAGCTAAAG GGTTTCTATGATGAAGTTGCCACTCCTCTGCTGACAGATGTCACAATGATCTATGTTGGTGGAGCCAATCTAACCCAGACAAATTTCAGTCAGTATTACAATGGCTCTGAGATTGTGGTGGCTGGTGAGATCATTGACAACAACGTTGAAATCTTCACGCCACAAGTTGTGGCCATTTCA ACTAGACAAAAAGTGGCATATTCTAATACAAATAGCTCTGTGGGTTCTTTGGACACTAAAGGACTACTTCAGAGGGTTTGGGCCTACCTCAAAGTTAAGCAGCTTCTAGAGAAGGA GCTATTGTTGACTGGATCTGAGAAAAATAATGCGAAAAAAGAGGCTTTGGAGCTCTCCTTGAAGTACAGCTTTGTGACTCCTCTCACATCCATGGTGGTCACCAAGCCTGAAGGGGAGAACACAGAAGTTCTTTACAAACCCAAAGAGAGAGGAAATCTACAACCCGAAAGGAGTACAAAAGCACATGGCAGAGTTTCGAATAGTGGAAGGCCCTCAGTGGGACATAAATCTCGTAAGTTAG GAGCACGCATTGGCTCGTTTCCACAATCACTGCCAGTAGGTACTCTAAGGAAAG ATATTTCCAAAGTTATGGCAGTGCAACGTATGAAAACGGATTCTACCTTATTGACCACATCTG CTCCTGTATTCCACAGATTTTTGATGAAAACCGTAAATTACACTTTGCCCCTTTGTTTTGACGTTATTGGAGGTGTAAATCTTAAACTTCTTCACCATCCCAGCACAG AACTTTATATAAATGGCGTGTTTgactcaacaacaacaaatagtGGCTTCAAAAAGATTGTCATCCATGTTGGTGCCGATCACCATATTGAAGTTGACCCAGAGGGAATCAGTCTTCGACACGGACAATCTACGACCCGCCACACAGGAGAGGATCGCATCACAGTAGGAAG GTTTACGGTGACCAGATTGAGCAATGAAACAGAATTTGCAGATGTGGATGTGCGCCTGTCGATCTTACTTCACAGGAAGGATGGGAACAATTTCCTTTGGCCCGTTTTAAGACAGTCACCATCTGCTGGTGACACTGTAGGATTGTTGG CTTTAGATCAAATACAATATGAAGTGGTTCAACAAAATTCCCAGGCAAAAGTGAAGATAACAGACACAGAGACTGATGTTCAAAG GTCCACAGCTTTTGACTACAGGATCAACAGTCCGACGGAAGTGGACTGTTGGCTTATTGCTGCGGACTTTGTCATTCCAATGCCTCTGAGAGAAATCATTGTTGCCCAACTTTAG
- the LOC105915495 gene encoding inter-alpha-trypsin inhibitor heavy chain H3 isoform X1 produces the protein MERSVVKLLCGLLLLFATGQPKTDDWDIYSFHINSTVTSRYATTIITSRVANRMNESKEIEFHVKIPKNAFISKFKMMMDGQVYEGVVKTKEQAQVQYTEAVSRGQSAGIVSSVGRTMEEFKTSVTVAAHKKVTFELTYEELLKRTHGKYKLQIHTRPTRPVQDFKMDVHIREKVDISFVDVKGGLNTKALANAITKTHTNKQAWVYFHPTVDQQKTCDSCGEEGMNGDLVIVYDVNRENGLGDIMTSDGYFVHHFAPSDLPRIPKNVVFIIDQSGSMHGRKMAQTRTALVHILNDLAEDDFFGLISFDSAINYWKRELIQATGQNLEQAKQFVLNIRDRGATDINAAVLEGARMLNVHPREGSASILILLTDGDPTTGVTNINTIRSNVKQKIAGKYPLYCLGFGFDVNFEFLKKMSLENNGVARRIYEDSDADLQLKGFYDEVATPLLTDVTMIYVGGANLTQTNFSQYYNGSEIVVAGEIIDNNVEIFTPQVVAISTRQKVAYSNTNSSVGSLDTKGLLQRVWAYLKVKQLLEKELLLTGSEKNNAKKEALELSLKYSFVTPLTSMVVTKPEGENTEVLYKPKERGNLQPERSTKAHGRVSNSGRPSVGHKSRKLGARIGSFPQSLPVGTLRKGARIASFPLTPQSQSLPVATPRKDISKVMAVQRMKTDSTLLTTSAPVFHRFLMKTVNYTLPLCFDVIGGVNLKLLHHPSTELYINGVFDSTTTNSGFKKIVIHVGADHHIEVDPEGISLRHGQSTTRHTGEDRITVGRFTVTRLSNETEFADVDVRLSILLHRKDGNNFLWPVLRQSPSAGDTVGLLALDQIQYEVVQQNSQAKVKITDTETDVQRSTAFDYRINSPTEVDCWLIAADFVIPMPLREIIVAQL, from the exons ATGGAAAGAAGTGTGGTGAAACTCCTTTGTGGGCTACTGCTGCTTTTCGCTACTGGACAACCAAAAACG GATGACTGGGACATTTACAGCTTTCACATCAACTCCACCGTGACCAGCCGATAtgccaccaccatcatcacGAGCCGTGTGGCCAATCGTATGAATGAATCAAAGGAAATTGAATTCCATGTCAAGATTCCCAAGAATGCATTCATCAGTAAATTCAAAAT GATGATGGACGGTCAAGTGTATGAAGGAGTTGTGAAAACAAAGGAGCAGGCTCAAGTGCAGTACACTGAGGCGGTGTCCCGTGGCCAAAGCGCTGGGATTGTCAG CTCTGTAGGGAGAACCATGGAGGAGTTTAAAACCTCAGTAACTGTGGCAGCCCACAAAAAGGTGACCTTTGAGCTCACCTACGAGGAACTGTTGAAACGAACACATGGCAAATACAAGCTGCAGATCCACACACGACCTACGAGGCCTGTCCAAGACTTCAAG ATGGACGTGCATATTCGTGAAAAAGTTGACATCAGTTTCGTTGACGTGAAAGGAGGACTCAACACTAAGGCCCTGGCTAATGCCATCACgaaaacacatacaaacaaaCAG GCATGGGTGTATTTCCATCCAACAGTGGATCAACAGAAAACCTGTGACAGCTGTGGAGAGGAAGGTATGAATGGAGATCTGGTCATTGTTTATGACGTCAACAGAGAGAATGGACTGGGAGACATCATG ACTTCTGACGGATACTTTGTCCATCACTTTGCTCCATCTGATCTTCCCCGAATACCAAAGAACGTTGTTTTTATTATCGATCAAAGTGGCTCAATGCACGGCAGAAAAATGGCACAG ACCCGAACCGCTTTGGTCCATATTTTGAATGATCTGGCAGAAGATGACTTCTTTGGTCTCATCAGTTTTGATAGCGCAATAAATTACTGGAAACGAGAACTCATTCAGGCCACTGGTCAAAATCTGGAGCAGGCCAAGCAGTTTGTGCTGAATATCAGAGACAGAGGAG CTACAGACATCAATGCAGCAGTGTTGGAAGGAGCACGTATGTTGAATGTACATCCCAGAGAAGGTTCAGCTTCTATCCTCATACTTCTCACTGATGGAGACCCAACTACAG gAGTGACAAACATTAATACCATACGGTcaaatgtaaaacagaaaattgCAGGAAAATATCCACTTTATTGTCTTGGCTTTGGGTTTGATGTCAATTTTGAGTTCTTGAAGAAAATGTCCCTGGAGAACAATGGTGTGGCAAGAAGGATTTATGAAGACTCCGACGCTGATTTACAGCTAAAG GGTTTCTATGATGAAGTTGCCACTCCTCTGCTGACAGATGTCACAATGATCTATGTTGGTGGAGCCAATCTAACCCAGACAAATTTCAGTCAGTATTACAATGGCTCTGAGATTGTGGTGGCTGGTGAGATCATTGACAACAACGTTGAAATCTTCACGCCACAAGTTGTGGCCATTTCA ACTAGACAAAAAGTGGCATATTCTAATACAAATAGCTCTGTGGGTTCTTTGGACACTAAAGGACTACTTCAGAGGGTTTGGGCCTACCTCAAAGTTAAGCAGCTTCTAGAGAAGGA GCTATTGTTGACTGGATCTGAGAAAAATAATGCGAAAAAAGAGGCTTTGGAGCTCTCCTTGAAGTACAGCTTTGTGACTCCTCTCACATCCATGGTGGTCACCAAGCCTGAAGGGGAGAACACAGAAGTTCTTTACAAACCCAAAGAGAGAGGAAATCTACAACCCGAAAGGAGTACAAAAGCACATGGCAGAGTTTCGAATAGTGGAAGGCCCTCAGTGGGACATAAATCTCGTAAGTTAG GAGCACGCATTGGCTCGTTTCCACAATCACTGCCAGTAGGTACTCTAAGGAAAG GAGCACGCATTGCCTCGTTTCCACTAACGCCACAATCACAATCACTGCCAGTAGCTACTCCAAGGAAAG ATATTTCCAAAGTTATGGCAGTGCAACGTATGAAAACGGATTCTACCTTATTGACCACATCTG CTCCTGTATTCCACAGATTTTTGATGAAAACCGTAAATTACACTTTGCCCCTTTGTTTTGACGTTATTGGAGGTGTAAATCTTAAACTTCTTCACCATCCCAGCACAG AACTTTATATAAATGGCGTGTTTgactcaacaacaacaaatagtGGCTTCAAAAAGATTGTCATCCATGTTGGTGCCGATCACCATATTGAAGTTGACCCAGAGGGAATCAGTCTTCGACACGGACAATCTACGACCCGCCACACAGGAGAGGATCGCATCACAGTAGGAAG GTTTACGGTGACCAGATTGAGCAATGAAACAGAATTTGCAGATGTGGATGTGCGCCTGTCGATCTTACTTCACAGGAAGGATGGGAACAATTTCCTTTGGCCCGTTTTAAGACAGTCACCATCTGCTGGTGACACTGTAGGATTGTTGG CTTTAGATCAAATACAATATGAAGTGGTTCAACAAAATTCCCAGGCAAAAGTGAAGATAACAGACACAGAGACTGATGTTCAAAG GTCCACAGCTTTTGACTACAGGATCAACAGTCCGACGGAAGTGGACTGTTGGCTTATTGCTGCGGACTTTGTCATTCCAATGCCTCTGAGAGAAATCATTGTTGCCCAACTTTAG
- the LOC105915495 gene encoding inter-alpha-trypsin inhibitor heavy chain H3 isoform X2: MERSVVKLLCGLLLLFATGQPKTDDWDIYSFHINSTVTSRYATTIITSRVANRMNESKEIEFHVKIPKNAFISKFKMMMDGQVYEGVVKTKEQAQVQYTEAVSRGQSAGIVSSVGRTMEEFKTSVTVAAHKKVTFELTYEELLKRTHGKYKLQIHTRPTRPVQDFKMDVHIREKVDISFVDVKGGLNTKALANAITKTHTNKQAWVYFHPTVDQQKTCDSCGEEGMNGDLVIVYDVNRENGLGDIMTSDGYFVHHFAPSDLPRIPKNVVFIIDQSGSMHGRKMAQTRTALVHILNDLAEDDFFGLISFDSAINYWKRELIQATGQNLEQAKQFVLNIRDRGATDINAAVLEGARMLNVHPREGSASILILLTDGDPTTGVTNINTIRSNVKQKIAGKYPLYCLGFGFDVNFEFLKKMSLENNGVARRIYEDSDADLQLKGFYDEVATPLLTDVTMIYVGGANLTQTNFSQYYNGSEIVVAGEIIDNNVEIFTPQVVAISTRQKVAYSNTNSSVGSLDTKGLLQRVWAYLKVKQLLEKELLLTGSEKNNAKKEALELSLKYSFVTPLTSMVVTKPEGENTEVLYKPKERGNLQPERSTKAHGRVSNSGRPSVGHKSRARIGSFPQSLPVGTLRKGARIASFPLTPQSQSLPVATPRKDISKVMAVQRMKTDSTLLTTSAPVFHRFLMKTVNYTLPLCFDVIGGVNLKLLHHPSTELYINGVFDSTTTNSGFKKIVIHVGADHHIEVDPEGISLRHGQSTTRHTGEDRITVGRFTVTRLSNETEFADVDVRLSILLHRKDGNNFLWPVLRQSPSAGDTVGLLALDQIQYEVVQQNSQAKVKITDTETDVQRSTAFDYRINSPTEVDCWLIAADFVIPMPLREIIVAQL, translated from the exons ATGGAAAGAAGTGTGGTGAAACTCCTTTGTGGGCTACTGCTGCTTTTCGCTACTGGACAACCAAAAACG GATGACTGGGACATTTACAGCTTTCACATCAACTCCACCGTGACCAGCCGATAtgccaccaccatcatcacGAGCCGTGTGGCCAATCGTATGAATGAATCAAAGGAAATTGAATTCCATGTCAAGATTCCCAAGAATGCATTCATCAGTAAATTCAAAAT GATGATGGACGGTCAAGTGTATGAAGGAGTTGTGAAAACAAAGGAGCAGGCTCAAGTGCAGTACACTGAGGCGGTGTCCCGTGGCCAAAGCGCTGGGATTGTCAG CTCTGTAGGGAGAACCATGGAGGAGTTTAAAACCTCAGTAACTGTGGCAGCCCACAAAAAGGTGACCTTTGAGCTCACCTACGAGGAACTGTTGAAACGAACACATGGCAAATACAAGCTGCAGATCCACACACGACCTACGAGGCCTGTCCAAGACTTCAAG ATGGACGTGCATATTCGTGAAAAAGTTGACATCAGTTTCGTTGACGTGAAAGGAGGACTCAACACTAAGGCCCTGGCTAATGCCATCACgaaaacacatacaaacaaaCAG GCATGGGTGTATTTCCATCCAACAGTGGATCAACAGAAAACCTGTGACAGCTGTGGAGAGGAAGGTATGAATGGAGATCTGGTCATTGTTTATGACGTCAACAGAGAGAATGGACTGGGAGACATCATG ACTTCTGACGGATACTTTGTCCATCACTTTGCTCCATCTGATCTTCCCCGAATACCAAAGAACGTTGTTTTTATTATCGATCAAAGTGGCTCAATGCACGGCAGAAAAATGGCACAG ACCCGAACCGCTTTGGTCCATATTTTGAATGATCTGGCAGAAGATGACTTCTTTGGTCTCATCAGTTTTGATAGCGCAATAAATTACTGGAAACGAGAACTCATTCAGGCCACTGGTCAAAATCTGGAGCAGGCCAAGCAGTTTGTGCTGAATATCAGAGACAGAGGAG CTACAGACATCAATGCAGCAGTGTTGGAAGGAGCACGTATGTTGAATGTACATCCCAGAGAAGGTTCAGCTTCTATCCTCATACTTCTCACTGATGGAGACCCAACTACAG gAGTGACAAACATTAATACCATACGGTcaaatgtaaaacagaaaattgCAGGAAAATATCCACTTTATTGTCTTGGCTTTGGGTTTGATGTCAATTTTGAGTTCTTGAAGAAAATGTCCCTGGAGAACAATGGTGTGGCAAGAAGGATTTATGAAGACTCCGACGCTGATTTACAGCTAAAG GGTTTCTATGATGAAGTTGCCACTCCTCTGCTGACAGATGTCACAATGATCTATGTTGGTGGAGCCAATCTAACCCAGACAAATTTCAGTCAGTATTACAATGGCTCTGAGATTGTGGTGGCTGGTGAGATCATTGACAACAACGTTGAAATCTTCACGCCACAAGTTGTGGCCATTTCA ACTAGACAAAAAGTGGCATATTCTAATACAAATAGCTCTGTGGGTTCTTTGGACACTAAAGGACTACTTCAGAGGGTTTGGGCCTACCTCAAAGTTAAGCAGCTTCTAGAGAAGGA GCTATTGTTGACTGGATCTGAGAAAAATAATGCGAAAAAAGAGGCTTTGGAGCTCTCCTTGAAGTACAGCTTTGTGACTCCTCTCACATCCATGGTGGTCACCAAGCCTGAAGGGGAGAACACAGAAGTTCTTTACAAACCCAAAGAGAGAGGAAATCTACAACCCGAAAGGAGTACAAAAGCACATGGCAGAGTTTCGAATAGTGGAAGGCCCTCAGTGGGACATAAATCTC GAGCACGCATTGGCTCGTTTCCACAATCACTGCCAGTAGGTACTCTAAGGAAAG GAGCACGCATTGCCTCGTTTCCACTAACGCCACAATCACAATCACTGCCAGTAGCTACTCCAAGGAAAG ATATTTCCAAAGTTATGGCAGTGCAACGTATGAAAACGGATTCTACCTTATTGACCACATCTG CTCCTGTATTCCACAGATTTTTGATGAAAACCGTAAATTACACTTTGCCCCTTTGTTTTGACGTTATTGGAGGTGTAAATCTTAAACTTCTTCACCATCCCAGCACAG AACTTTATATAAATGGCGTGTTTgactcaacaacaacaaatagtGGCTTCAAAAAGATTGTCATCCATGTTGGTGCCGATCACCATATTGAAGTTGACCCAGAGGGAATCAGTCTTCGACACGGACAATCTACGACCCGCCACACAGGAGAGGATCGCATCACAGTAGGAAG GTTTACGGTGACCAGATTGAGCAATGAAACAGAATTTGCAGATGTGGATGTGCGCCTGTCGATCTTACTTCACAGGAAGGATGGGAACAATTTCCTTTGGCCCGTTTTAAGACAGTCACCATCTGCTGGTGACACTGTAGGATTGTTGG CTTTAGATCAAATACAATATGAAGTGGTTCAACAAAATTCCCAGGCAAAAGTGAAGATAACAGACACAGAGACTGATGTTCAAAG GTCCACAGCTTTTGACTACAGGATCAACAGTCCGACGGAAGTGGACTGTTGGCTTATTGCTGCGGACTTTGTCATTCCAATGCCTCTGAGAGAAATCATTGTTGCCCAACTTTAG
- the LOC105915495 gene encoding inter-alpha-trypsin inhibitor heavy chain H3 isoform X4: protein MERSVVKLLCGLLLLFATGQPKTDDWDIYSFHINSTVTSRYATTIITSRVANRMNESKEIEFHVKIPKNAFISKFKMMMDGQVYEGVVKTKEQAQVQYTEAVSRGQSAGIVSSVGRTMEEFKTSVTVAAHKKVTFELTYEELLKRTHGKYKLQIHTRPTRPVQDFKMDVHIREKVDISFVDVKGGLNTKALANAITKTHTNKQAWVYFHPTVDQQKTCDSCGEEGMNGDLVIVYDVNRENGLGDIMTSDGYFVHHFAPSDLPRIPKNVVFIIDQSGSMHGRKMAQTRTALVHILNDLAEDDFFGLISFDSAINYWKRELIQATGQNLEQAKQFVLNIRDRGATDINAAVLEGARMLNVHPREGSASILILLTDGDPTTGVTNINTIRSNVKQKIAGKYPLYCLGFGFDVNFEFLKKMSLENNGVARRIYEDSDADLQLKGFYDEVATPLLTDVTMIYVGGANLTQTNFSQYYNGSEIVVAGEIIDNNVEIFTPQVVAISTRQKVAYSNTNSSVGSLDTKGLLQRVWAYLKVKQLLEKELLLTGSEKNNAKKEALELSLKYSFVTPLTSMVVTKPEGENTEVLYKPKERGNLQPERSTKAHGRVSNSGRPSVGHKSRARIGSFPQSLPVGTLRKDISKVMAVQRMKTDSTLLTTSAPVFHRFLMKTVNYTLPLCFDVIGGVNLKLLHHPSTELYINGVFDSTTTNSGFKKIVIHVGADHHIEVDPEGISLRHGQSTTRHTGEDRITVGRFTVTRLSNETEFADVDVRLSILLHRKDGNNFLWPVLRQSPSAGDTVGLLALDQIQYEVVQQNSQAKVKITDTETDVQRSTAFDYRINSPTEVDCWLIAADFVIPMPLREIIVAQL, encoded by the exons ATGGAAAGAAGTGTGGTGAAACTCCTTTGTGGGCTACTGCTGCTTTTCGCTACTGGACAACCAAAAACG GATGACTGGGACATTTACAGCTTTCACATCAACTCCACCGTGACCAGCCGATAtgccaccaccatcatcacGAGCCGTGTGGCCAATCGTATGAATGAATCAAAGGAAATTGAATTCCATGTCAAGATTCCCAAGAATGCATTCATCAGTAAATTCAAAAT GATGATGGACGGTCAAGTGTATGAAGGAGTTGTGAAAACAAAGGAGCAGGCTCAAGTGCAGTACACTGAGGCGGTGTCCCGTGGCCAAAGCGCTGGGATTGTCAG CTCTGTAGGGAGAACCATGGAGGAGTTTAAAACCTCAGTAACTGTGGCAGCCCACAAAAAGGTGACCTTTGAGCTCACCTACGAGGAACTGTTGAAACGAACACATGGCAAATACAAGCTGCAGATCCACACACGACCTACGAGGCCTGTCCAAGACTTCAAG ATGGACGTGCATATTCGTGAAAAAGTTGACATCAGTTTCGTTGACGTGAAAGGAGGACTCAACACTAAGGCCCTGGCTAATGCCATCACgaaaacacatacaaacaaaCAG GCATGGGTGTATTTCCATCCAACAGTGGATCAACAGAAAACCTGTGACAGCTGTGGAGAGGAAGGTATGAATGGAGATCTGGTCATTGTTTATGACGTCAACAGAGAGAATGGACTGGGAGACATCATG ACTTCTGACGGATACTTTGTCCATCACTTTGCTCCATCTGATCTTCCCCGAATACCAAAGAACGTTGTTTTTATTATCGATCAAAGTGGCTCAATGCACGGCAGAAAAATGGCACAG ACCCGAACCGCTTTGGTCCATATTTTGAATGATCTGGCAGAAGATGACTTCTTTGGTCTCATCAGTTTTGATAGCGCAATAAATTACTGGAAACGAGAACTCATTCAGGCCACTGGTCAAAATCTGGAGCAGGCCAAGCAGTTTGTGCTGAATATCAGAGACAGAGGAG CTACAGACATCAATGCAGCAGTGTTGGAAGGAGCACGTATGTTGAATGTACATCCCAGAGAAGGTTCAGCTTCTATCCTCATACTTCTCACTGATGGAGACCCAACTACAG gAGTGACAAACATTAATACCATACGGTcaaatgtaaaacagaaaattgCAGGAAAATATCCACTTTATTGTCTTGGCTTTGGGTTTGATGTCAATTTTGAGTTCTTGAAGAAAATGTCCCTGGAGAACAATGGTGTGGCAAGAAGGATTTATGAAGACTCCGACGCTGATTTACAGCTAAAG GGTTTCTATGATGAAGTTGCCACTCCTCTGCTGACAGATGTCACAATGATCTATGTTGGTGGAGCCAATCTAACCCAGACAAATTTCAGTCAGTATTACAATGGCTCTGAGATTGTGGTGGCTGGTGAGATCATTGACAACAACGTTGAAATCTTCACGCCACAAGTTGTGGCCATTTCA ACTAGACAAAAAGTGGCATATTCTAATACAAATAGCTCTGTGGGTTCTTTGGACACTAAAGGACTACTTCAGAGGGTTTGGGCCTACCTCAAAGTTAAGCAGCTTCTAGAGAAGGA GCTATTGTTGACTGGATCTGAGAAAAATAATGCGAAAAAAGAGGCTTTGGAGCTCTCCTTGAAGTACAGCTTTGTGACTCCTCTCACATCCATGGTGGTCACCAAGCCTGAAGGGGAGAACACAGAAGTTCTTTACAAACCCAAAGAGAGAGGAAATCTACAACCCGAAAGGAGTACAAAAGCACATGGCAGAGTTTCGAATAGTGGAAGGCCCTCAGTGGGACATAAATCTC GAGCACGCATTGGCTCGTTTCCACAATCACTGCCAGTAGGTACTCTAAGGAAAG ATATTTCCAAAGTTATGGCAGTGCAACGTATGAAAACGGATTCTACCTTATTGACCACATCTG CTCCTGTATTCCACAGATTTTTGATGAAAACCGTAAATTACACTTTGCCCCTTTGTTTTGACGTTATTGGAGGTGTAAATCTTAAACTTCTTCACCATCCCAGCACAG AACTTTATATAAATGGCGTGTTTgactcaacaacaacaaatagtGGCTTCAAAAAGATTGTCATCCATGTTGGTGCCGATCACCATATTGAAGTTGACCCAGAGGGAATCAGTCTTCGACACGGACAATCTACGACCCGCCACACAGGAGAGGATCGCATCACAGTAGGAAG GTTTACGGTGACCAGATTGAGCAATGAAACAGAATTTGCAGATGTGGATGTGCGCCTGTCGATCTTACTTCACAGGAAGGATGGGAACAATTTCCTTTGGCCCGTTTTAAGACAGTCACCATCTGCTGGTGACACTGTAGGATTGTTGG CTTTAGATCAAATACAATATGAAGTGGTTCAACAAAATTCCCAGGCAAAAGTGAAGATAACAGACACAGAGACTGATGTTCAAAG GTCCACAGCTTTTGACTACAGGATCAACAGTCCGACGGAAGTGGACTGTTGGCTTATTGCTGCGGACTTTGTCATTCCAATGCCTCTGAGAGAAATCATTGTTGCCCAACTTTAG